A single window of Synechococcus sp. C9 DNA harbors:
- a CDS encoding hydrogenase maturation nickel metallochaperone HypA, producing the protein MFHPNDGRVASPELSPQDRILWQQLLMELNRHNLYCVCGQCGYEWVDSQTEMPCPRCHSQQIQVIPCWQFPDD; encoded by the coding sequence ATGTTCCATCCAAATGATGGTAGGGTTGCCTCCCCGGAATTGAGTCCCCAAGACCGTATCCTCTGGCAACAACTTCTCATGGAATTAAATCGGCATAATCTGTATTGTGTTTGTGGTCAATGTGGCTATGAATGGGTGGATTCTCAAACCGAGATGCCCTGTCCCCGTTGTCACTCTCAGCAAATTCAGGTCATCCCCTGTTGGCAATTTCCCGATGATTGA